One genomic segment of Deinococcus terrestris includes these proteins:
- the accB gene encoding acetyl-CoA carboxylase biotin carboxyl carrier protein: protein MNPDDLKKILDALSQADVREFSLTTGSFALDLKRGPQAVGMAAPASAPAPAPHAAPSFQPAAASSPAPAPAEAPSAPTPAASTSAAAETPAPAAAPAKPASAGTPVKAPIVGTFYAASSPDAPAYVKVGDTVSAGQVLCIIEAMKLMNEIEAETGGVVREILVKNAEPVEYGQTLFIIE from the coding sequence GCCCTCAGCCAGGCCGACGTGCGCGAGTTCAGCCTGACGACCGGCTCGTTCGCCCTCGACCTCAAGCGCGGGCCGCAGGCGGTGGGCATGGCAGCCCCGGCAAGCGCCCCTGCTCCGGCCCCCCACGCGGCGCCCAGCTTCCAGCCAGCAGCGGCAAGCAGCCCGGCACCCGCTCCCGCCGAGGCCCCCAGCGCTCCGACACCTGCGGCCTCCACCAGCGCCGCCGCCGAGACGCCTGCCCCCGCGGCGGCCCCCGCCAAGCCCGCCAGCGCCGGTACTCCGGTCAAGGCCCCCATCGTGGGGACCTTTTACGCGGCGAGCAGCCCCGACGCGCCCGCCTACGTCAAGGTGGGCGACACCGTGAGCGCCGGACAGGTGCTGTGCATCATCGAGGCGATGAAGCTCATGAACGAGATCGAGGCCGAGACCGGGGGCGTCGTGCGCGAGATTCTGGTGAAGAACGCCGAGCCGGTGGAGTACGGGCAGACCCTGTTCATCATCGAGTGA